A portion of the Chloroflexota bacterium genome contains these proteins:
- a CDS encoding YlxR family protein: MAKKRRGKHVPQRTCVGCHQTLAKRQLVRLVRTPEGVRVDLTGRLPGRGAYLHDRRACWERALKKGTLARALRVELTDDDIARLKAFMAVLPDDGEEDAAEASSRAG, translated from the coding sequence ATGGCGAAGAAACGGCGTGGCAAACACGTACCGCAGCGCACCTGCGTGGGGTGCCACCAGACCTTAGCCAAGCGGCAACTGGTGCGGCTGGTGCGTACCCCTGAAGGGGTGCGGGTAGACCTCACCGGTCGGTTGCCTGGCCGGGGAGCCTACCTGCACGATCGGCGTGCCTGCTGGGAGCGGGCGCTCAAGAAAGGTACGCTGGCCCGCGCCCTGCGGGTCGAGCTGACCGACGACGATATTGCACGCTTGAAGGCTTTTATGGCCGTGCTTCCCGACGACGGTGAGGAAGACGCCGCGGAAGCATCATCACGCGCTGGCTAA
- the truB gene encoding tRNA pseudouridine(55) synthase TruB — translation MDTESMIRDVVSGVLVVDKPVGMTSHQVVQVIRRGTGIRRAGHTGTLDPRASGVLVVLIGPAVRLSEWVSASDKRYMATIRLGSATDTYDAEGRTTSSAPWETITEEQFEQILQKFVGEIEQVPPPYSAVRVKGRRAYDMARKGEEVNLQPRKIKVYSLELLEWAPPEVVVDVHCSSGTYVRSLAHDIGKELGCGAHLVGLRRTQSGRFTLRDAVPLRRLEEAFRKGEWYRYLIPAAEALTEWPMIELDPDEVERVRHGHRIKPKDLELTDGQMVRALTEQGDLVAVMVYIAESDELQPKKVFFAS, via the coding sequence ATGGACACTGAAAGTATGATTCGCGATGTTGTTTCGGGGGTACTGGTGGTGGACAAGCCCGTAGGCATGACCTCCCACCAGGTTGTGCAGGTCATCCGTCGCGGCACTGGCATTCGCCGCGCCGGGCATACCGGGACGCTGGACCCGCGGGCTTCGGGGGTGCTGGTGGTGCTGATTGGCCCCGCGGTGCGCCTGAGCGAGTGGGTTTCCGCTTCCGACAAGCGCTACATGGCGACCATTCGCCTGGGGAGTGCCACCGATACCTACGATGCTGAAGGCCGCACCACCAGCTCGGCGCCGTGGGAAACGATTACCGAAGAGCAATTTGAGCAGATTTTGCAGAAATTCGTGGGCGAGATCGAGCAGGTGCCGCCGCCTTATTCCGCGGTGCGGGTGAAAGGCCGCCGGGCTTACGATATGGCGCGCAAGGGTGAGGAAGTCAACCTTCAGCCGCGCAAAATCAAGGTTTATAGCCTGGAACTGCTGGAATGGGCGCCGCCGGAAGTGGTGGTTGACGTGCATTGTTCCTCCGGCACGTATGTGCGCTCGCTGGCTCACGATATTGGCAAGGAACTTGGCTGCGGCGCGCACCTGGTGGGCCTGCGCCGCACCCAGAGCGGCCGTTTTACGCTGCGGGATGCTGTGCCCCTGCGTCGCCTGGAAGAAGCCTTCCGCAAAGGCGAGTGGTATCGTTACCTTATCCCCGCGGCTGAGGCCCTGACCGAATGGCCGATGATTGAACTCGACCCCGATGAGGTGGAACGGGTGCGCCACGGCCACCGCATCAAGCCCAAAGATCTGGAACTCACCGACGGCCAAATGGTGCGGGCGCTGACCGAGCAGGGCGACCTGGTAGCGGTAATGGTTTACATCGCCGAGAGCGACGAACTGCAACCGAAGAAAGTCTTCTTCGCTTCCTGA
- a CDS encoding bifunctional riboflavin kinase/FAD synthetase, with the protein MQHFTSLEPLHLQGAWVTIGAFDGVHRGHQALLRDFVAEARAHDAPAVVVTFYPHPAEVLGNRPNPFYLSTPEEKAARIARLGVDVLVTHPFDRRIARRSARDFMEDLRAHLGLRRLWVGYDFALGRNREGDIPTLRRLGEALGYTLHVVEAYRLDGEVVSSTRIRKALARGEVELAARLLGRPYAVPGEVVQGDGRGRHLGFPTANLAVWPRRMMPAAGVYACWAETATGAHPAVVNLGVRPTFEQRPVAPRLEAHLLDFSGNLYGQTVTVHFMRRLRPEQRFSSAEALAAQIARDVAAAREVLQAMPWPPHEATLSSAPHGAPPDGEALK; encoded by the coding sequence ATGCAGCATTTCACTTCCCTGGAGCCGCTGCATTTGCAAGGGGCATGGGTGACGATTGGCGCTTTTGATGGCGTGCATCGTGGGCACCAGGCCCTCTTGCGAGATTTTGTGGCCGAGGCGCGGGCGCATGACGCGCCCGCGGTGGTGGTGACGTTTTATCCTCATCCCGCCGAGGTGTTGGGCAATCGCCCGAACCCTTTTTACCTCTCTACCCCTGAAGAAAAAGCCGCCCGGATTGCCCGTTTGGGGGTGGATGTGCTCGTCACGCATCCTTTCGACCGGCGCATTGCCCGGCGTAGTGCGCGCGATTTCATGGAAGACCTGCGCGCCCATCTGGGGCTGCGGCGGCTGTGGGTAGGCTACGATTTTGCCCTGGGCCGCAATCGGGAAGGCGATATTCCCACCCTGCGGCGGTTGGGCGAGGCTCTTGGCTATACCTTGCATGTGGTCGAAGCCTACCGCCTGGATGGTGAGGTGGTTTCTTCGACCCGTATTCGGAAAGCCCTGGCGCGCGGCGAAGTTGAACTGGCCGCGCGCCTGTTGGGGCGGCCTTATGCTGTACCTGGCGAGGTAGTGCAGGGCGATGGGCGGGGACGGCATTTGGGCTTTCCCACGGCCAACCTGGCCGTGTGGCCGCGGCGTATGATGCCCGCGGCAGGGGTATATGCTTGCTGGGCTGAAACGGCGACAGGGGCGCATCCGGCGGTAGTCAACCTGGGGGTGCGCCCCACTTTTGAGCAGCGCCCTGTTGCCCCGCGGCTGGAAGCCCATTTGCTCGATTTTTCCGGCAACCTCTACGGCCAGACGGTGACCGTGCATTTTATGCGTCGCTTGCGTCCTGAGCAGCGGTTCTCCTCGGCCGAAGCGTTGGCCGCGCAAATTGCCCGCGATGTTGCCGCGGCGCGCGAGGTGCTGCAGGCCATGCCCTGGCCGCCTCATGAGGCAACGCTTTCTTCTGCCCCGCATGGCGCACCGCCAGATGGCGAAGCCCTCAAGTAA
- a CDS encoding translation initiation factor IF-2: MTQNGREPITLPASMTVRQLAEALKASPIDLIKTLMANGVMASINQTIDFETAEIVATELGYEVVLEEPEEELETEAEAEIPLWRRLIADEPEDQLQPRPPVVAVLGHVDHGKTTLLDAIRHTNVAQREAGGITQHIGAYQVVHDGRKITFLDTPGHAAFTAMRARGAQGADIVVLVVAADDGVMPQTREAIDHAKAARVPIIVALNKIDRPNANPERVKRQLADVGLVPDEWGGETMVVPVSAKQGEGIEDLLEAILLVADSMEIRANPRGRIIGTVIEARREKGRGVVATLLVQNGTLKLRQVVVAGTTYGKIRAMTDEHGKAVREAPPSMPVQVLGFVDVPAAGELFRVVENEKVAREIVARRQDAARAKAQQETRQISLEDLFEQVQAGETNELRLVVKVDVHGSLEPVVNSIQEVAEKSEIKVRVLHASVGNISENDVNLAAASKAVVIGFNVRPDAPARKLAESLGVSIRTYNIIYRLTEDLEKALKGMLGGEEEETTLGKAEVLAVFKIPKAGKVAGCRVREGVIRRNALARVVRGNEVLFEGPLASLKHEKEDVREIREGFECGIALKGFQDFKVGDIIECFTRTRTEVEESGW, encoded by the coding sequence ATGACACAGAACGGGCGGGAGCCGATTACGCTTCCGGCGAGCATGACAGTGCGTCAACTCGCTGAGGCTTTGAAAGCCAGCCCCATCGACCTCATCAAAACGTTGATGGCGAATGGGGTCATGGCTTCTATTAACCAGACGATCGATTTTGAAACTGCAGAAATCGTAGCCACTGAACTGGGCTACGAAGTGGTGTTGGAAGAACCAGAAGAAGAACTGGAAACAGAGGCCGAGGCGGAAATTCCCCTCTGGCGGCGGCTGATTGCCGACGAGCCGGAAGACCAACTGCAGCCCCGCCCCCCGGTGGTTGCTGTGTTAGGGCATGTCGACCACGGCAAAACCACCCTCCTCGACGCCATTCGTCACACCAATGTTGCTCAGCGCGAGGCCGGCGGTATCACCCAGCATATTGGTGCTTATCAGGTGGTGCACGATGGGCGCAAAATCACCTTCCTCGACACCCCCGGCCATGCAGCCTTTACCGCCATGCGGGCGCGCGGCGCGCAAGGTGCCGACATCGTGGTGCTGGTGGTGGCCGCTGACGACGGTGTGATGCCCCAGACGCGGGAAGCCATTGACCACGCCAAAGCCGCCCGGGTGCCCATCATCGTGGCACTCAACAAAATCGACCGCCCCAATGCCAACCCGGAGCGTGTCAAACGTCAACTGGCCGATGTGGGGCTGGTGCCCGACGAATGGGGCGGTGAAACCATGGTCGTGCCGGTTTCCGCCAAACAGGGCGAAGGCATCGAAGACCTGCTGGAAGCCATCCTGTTGGTGGCCGACAGCATGGAAATTCGGGCCAACCCTCGCGGGCGCATTATCGGGACGGTCATCGAAGCCCGCCGGGAAAAAGGGCGCGGGGTCGTGGCGACGCTGCTGGTGCAAAATGGCACGCTGAAACTCCGCCAGGTGGTTGTGGCGGGAACGACGTACGGCAAAATCCGTGCCATGACCGACGAGCATGGCAAGGCTGTACGCGAAGCCCCGCCTTCCATGCCGGTGCAGGTGTTGGGTTTTGTGGATGTGCCTGCCGCGGGCGAACTCTTCCGCGTGGTGGAAAACGAGAAAGTCGCTCGCGAGATCGTGGCCCGGCGGCAAGACGCTGCCCGTGCCAAAGCGCAGCAAGAAACACGCCAGATTTCCCTGGAAGACCTCTTCGAGCAGGTGCAGGCCGGCGAGACCAACGAACTGCGTTTGGTCGTCAAGGTCGACGTCCACGGCTCCCTCGAGCCGGTGGTTAATTCCATTCAGGAAGTGGCCGAAAAGAGTGAAATCAAAGTGCGCGTGTTGCACGCTTCGGTGGGTAACATCAGCGAAAACGATGTCAACCTCGCGGCGGCTTCCAAAGCCGTGGTGATCGGTTTCAATGTGCGCCCCGATGCCCCAGCGCGCAAACTGGCCGAAAGCCTGGGGGTTTCCATTCGCACCTACAACATCATCTACCGGCTGACCGAGGATTTGGAAAAAGCCCTCAAAGGCATGCTGGGCGGCGAAGAAGAGGAAACCACCCTCGGCAAGGCCGAAGTGCTGGCCGTGTTCAAGATCCCCAAGGCGGGCAAGGTGGCCGGTTGCCGTGTGCGGGAAGGCGTCATTCGCCGGAACGCCCTCGCCCGTGTGGTGCGTGGCAATGAGGTGCTGTTTGAGGGGCCCCTGGCTTCCCTCAAACATGAAAAGGAAGACGTCCGTGAAATTCGCGAAGGCTTCGAGTGCGGCATTGCTCTCAAAGGCTTTCAGGATTTCAAAGTGGGCGACATCATCGAATGCTTCACCCGTACGCGCACCGAAGTGGAAGAAAGCGGCTGGTAA
- a CDS encoding HNH endonuclease, with amino-acid sequence MVARLRAPVLVLNANYEPLDVCTVRRAVVLLVTGKAHLVLNGRGVIHTVQQVFEVPSVIRLAYMVRRPRPRVPLNRLEIFRRDNYTCQYCGRRVAHPTIDHVVPRRLGGGDSWDNLVTACAACNARKGGRTLEEAHMHLLKPPAPPPASAWYRFRRYLESHREWEDFLQGW; translated from the coding sequence ATGGTTGCTCGATTGCGTGCACCGGTGTTGGTGTTGAATGCCAATTACGAGCCGCTGGATGTGTGTACCGTCCGGCGGGCGGTTGTTTTGCTGGTGACCGGCAAGGCGCATCTGGTGCTCAACGGACGCGGGGTTATTCATACGGTACAACAGGTGTTTGAGGTGCCTTCGGTGATTCGGCTGGCCTACATGGTGAGGCGGCCGCGGCCTCGCGTGCCCCTCAACCGGCTGGAAATTTTTCGCCGCGATAATTACACCTGCCAGTATTGCGGTCGCAGGGTAGCGCATCCCACGATTGACCACGTGGTGCCCAGGCGGTTGGGTGGGGGCGACTCGTGGGATAACCTCGTCACGGCCTGCGCGGCCTGCAACGCTCGTAAAGGCGGGCGCACGTTGGAAGAGGCCCACATGCATTTGCTGAAGCCGCCTGCCCCGCCGCCTGCCAGCGCGTGGTATCGCTTTCGCCGTTATCTGGAATCCCACCGCGAATGGGAGGATTTCCTGCAAGGGTGGTAA
- the nusA gene encoding transcription termination/antitermination protein NusA, with protein sequence MAKSELLLAFNELLEERHLPSEAVTSVLEKALAAAYRKEAGAPSSQNVEVEIDMADGHFSVKAEKEVVLEVENPATEISLEEAEQIDPEVQLGDVVMVDVTPERLGRVAAQTARQVLQQRLREVERELQYQYFSKLEGEIVNGIVQAVRPNGVTVGLEKNTEALLPRREQIPGERFRVHDRVRALLLEVKPTGKGPQVILSRAHKNFLRRLLEDEVPEIYRGEVEIRAIAREAGRRSKVAVSAIAPTIDPVGACVGLRGVRIQAIMRELHGEKIDVIEWNPDPEVFIAKALSPAQVTGVYLDHESRTATVVVPEDQLSLAIGRQGQNARLAAKLTGWRIDIKNVSEAASEALYKLQNDPQYAPFAEAEAETIPVVEAILAKKAEGRLLAPEEYRELSRFVDRVERGVIARRAEELSEEARRLAEARAQIPEAAFELPVDVLGLTPRITMLLTNAGYNSIGDLMLQMKLNPDEVLALDGIGPKAMEQITETLALFEEAHPTEEPQAEVEEPVAPAEGEPHLGEEEAVAEAEALAPVEEAKAEAEAETQVAAEVEEAVEEATPEAEAASEAAEEAEEVEESASLEDIFAQVEIPADEVAVDEEAEEEELAADKPRKKKKKKKKKKPRQYVELAYGESEDDLIPVKRHKREDEWEEWDF encoded by the coding sequence ATGGCAAAAAGTGAACTCTTACTGGCATTCAACGAGTTGCTGGAAGAACGCCATCTCCCCTCTGAGGCGGTGACCTCGGTGTTGGAGAAGGCACTGGCAGCAGCCTACCGTAAAGAGGCGGGCGCGCCGTCTTCCCAGAACGTTGAAGTGGAAATCGATATGGCCGACGGGCACTTCTCAGTCAAGGCCGAGAAAGAGGTCGTGCTGGAAGTGGAAAACCCCGCCACCGAAATTTCGCTGGAAGAGGCTGAGCAAATCGACCCCGAGGTGCAATTGGGTGATGTTGTGATGGTCGACGTCACCCCCGAGCGCCTGGGGCGGGTTGCAGCCCAGACGGCGCGGCAAGTGTTGCAACAGCGCCTCCGCGAAGTTGAGCGGGAACTCCAATATCAATACTTCAGCAAACTGGAAGGCGAAATCGTCAACGGCATTGTCCAGGCTGTGCGCCCTAACGGGGTCACGGTGGGCCTGGAGAAGAACACCGAGGCCTTGTTGCCCCGCCGAGAGCAAATACCCGGTGAGCGTTTCCGGGTTCACGATCGCGTGCGTGCCTTGCTGTTGGAGGTGAAACCGACGGGCAAAGGGCCGCAGGTCATCCTTTCGCGAGCGCACAAGAATTTCCTCCGCCGGTTGCTGGAAGACGAGGTGCCGGAGATCTACCGTGGCGAGGTGGAAATCCGCGCCATTGCCCGCGAAGCGGGGCGGCGCTCGAAAGTGGCGGTCTCGGCCATTGCCCCCACTATTGACCCTGTGGGCGCGTGCGTCGGCCTGCGCGGGGTGCGCATTCAGGCCATCATGCGCGAATTGCATGGCGAAAAAATTGACGTCATTGAGTGGAACCCCGACCCCGAGGTCTTCATCGCGAAAGCCTTGAGCCCGGCGCAGGTCACCGGCGTGTACCTTGACCACGAGAGCCGCACGGCGACCGTTGTGGTGCCCGAGGACCAGCTGAGCCTTGCCATTGGGCGACAGGGGCAAAACGCCCGCCTGGCAGCCAAATTGACCGGCTGGCGCATTGATATCAAAAACGTCTCCGAAGCAGCGTCTGAGGCGCTTTACAAACTTCAAAACGACCCGCAATACGCACCTTTTGCCGAGGCTGAGGCTGAAACCATCCCGGTGGTGGAGGCCATTTTGGCAAAGAAGGCGGAAGGCCGCTTGCTGGCTCCTGAAGAATACCGCGAACTTTCCCGCTTTGTCGACCGCGTCGAGCGGGGCGTGATTGCCCGCCGGGCTGAGGAACTTTCCGAAGAGGCCCGTCGCCTGGCCGAAGCCCGGGCACAAATTCCCGAAGCGGCCTTTGAACTGCCTGTGGATGTTTTGGGCCTGACGCCGCGCATTACCATGTTGTTGACCAATGCGGGCTACAATTCCATCGGTGATCTCATGCTGCAAATGAAGCTCAACCCCGATGAGGTGTTGGCTTTGGATGGCATTGGTCCGAAGGCCATGGAGCAAATTACGGAAACCCTGGCCCTCTTTGAGGAAGCCCACCCGACGGAAGAACCGCAGGCCGAGGTAGAGGAACCTGTTGCCCCTGCTGAGGGAGAGCCCCATCTCGGGGAAGAGGAGGCCGTTGCCGAAGCAGAGGCCCTTGCTCCCGTTGAGGAAGCCAAGGCAGAGGCTGAAGCAGAGACTCAGGTAGCCGCGGAGGTTGAAGAAGCGGTGGAAGAGGCCACACCTGAGGCTGAGGCTGCTTCTGAAGCGGCGGAGGAAGCCGAAGAAGTGGAAGAAAGCGCTTCGTTGGAAGACATCTTCGCCCAGGTCGAAATTCCGGCCGACGAGGTGGCCGTGGACGAAGAGGCTGAAGAGGAAGAACTGGCGGCCGACAAACCACGCAAGAAGAAGAAAAAGAAGAAAAAGAAGAAGCCGCGCCAGTATGTGGAACTGGCCTACGGCGAAAGCGAAGACGATTTGATCCCCGTCAAGCGCCACAAGCGCGAAGACGAATGGGAAGAATGGGACTTTTAG
- the rbfA gene encoding 30S ribosome-binding factor RbfA — translation MVSQLRLRRINERLKEELALLLLYEVADPRVRGASVTDVRVDRELAYADVFVSAVEGSERREEILEGLEHARGFLSRELARRVELRQFPRLRFHWDPTPERAERIEALLEQIRAEREARGEQAPTEADDDAA, via the coding sequence ATGGTTTCGCAATTGCGGCTCCGCCGCATCAACGAACGTTTGAAAGAAGAACTGGCCCTGTTGTTACTTTACGAAGTGGCTGACCCGCGGGTGCGCGGCGCGAGCGTGACTGATGTCCGCGTGGATCGCGAACTGGCCTATGCCGATGTGTTCGTTTCGGCGGTAGAGGGTTCAGAACGGCGCGAGGAAATTTTGGAAGGGCTGGAACACGCCCGCGGTTTTCTGAGCCGTGAATTGGCCCGTCGGGTGGAACTGCGTCAGTTCCCGCGACTGCGTTTCCACTGGGACCCGACCCCGGAGCGCGCCGAGCGCATTGAGGCCCTGTTAGAGCAAATTCGGGCCGAGCGCGAAGCGCGCGGCGAACAAGCCCCAACCGAGGCCGATGACGATGCTGCTTGA
- a CDS encoding proline dehydrogenase, with protein sequence MLRAWLIYLSKAAWAQRLMTHWRPAWRVASRFVAGSKLEDAIRVIQAFNAQGMFVTLDHLGEATTNLDEAQQATEHILAMLDAIDQAQVKANASIKLTQIGLALDREACKANLRRILSRAREHNIMVRIDMEDSPWVDATLELYHEMRAEGLDNVGVVIQSYLYRSEEDVRKLMAEGARVRLVKGAYKEPPEIAYPKKQDVDASYDRLTRLLIDGAKAAGAPSVSEDGKWPPIPAIGTHDEARIAYAKEYAASVGLPKQALEFQMLYGIRRDLQRQLAEEGYPVRIYVPYGTEWYPYFMRRLAERPANLWFFISNFFRK encoded by the coding sequence ATGCTTCGTGCCTGGCTCATTTATCTTTCCAAAGCAGCATGGGCTCAACGTCTCATGACCCATTGGCGCCCCGCCTGGCGAGTGGCTTCCCGCTTCGTCGCGGGCAGCAAACTGGAAGATGCCATCCGTGTCATCCAGGCCTTCAATGCTCAAGGCATGTTCGTCACCTTAGACCACCTGGGGGAAGCCACCACCAACCTGGACGAAGCCCAGCAAGCCACCGAACACATCCTCGCCATGCTGGACGCTATCGACCAAGCGCAAGTCAAGGCCAATGCTTCTATCAAACTGACCCAAATTGGCCTTGCCCTGGACCGAGAGGCCTGCAAAGCCAACCTGCGCCGCATCCTCAGCCGCGCCAGGGAACACAACATCATGGTGCGCATCGACATGGAAGACTCGCCGTGGGTGGATGCCACCCTGGAACTCTACCATGAAATGCGCGCCGAGGGGTTAGACAACGTCGGCGTGGTCATCCAGTCTTACCTCTACCGCAGCGAAGAAGACGTCCGCAAGTTGATGGCCGAAGGGGCGCGGGTGCGGCTTGTCAAAGGGGCTTACAAAGAGCCGCCCGAGATCGCCTACCCCAAGAAGCAGGATGTGGACGCCAGTTACGACCGCCTGACGCGCTTGCTGATCGACGGGGCAAAAGCCGCGGGCGCGCCCTCAGTGAGCGAGGATGGCAAATGGCCACCCATCCCAGCCATCGGCACCCACGACGAAGCCCGCATTGCCTACGCCAAAGAGTATGCGGCCAGTGTTGGGCTCCCCAAACAGGCGCTGGAATTCCAAATGCTTTACGGCATTCGCCGCGACCTGCAACGCCAACTGGCAGAGGAAGGCTACCCGGTGCGCATTTACGTGCCTTACGGCACCGAATGGTACCCCTACTTCATGCGCCGCCTAGCCGAGCGCCCGGCCAACCTGTGGTTCTTCATTTCAAACTTCTTCCGCAAATAA
- a CDS encoding FAD-dependent thymidylate synthase, protein MLPRRARCCRPCPGRLMRQRFLLPRMAHRQMAKPSSNEALMRVYLLSPRRYAPEVIAVAFAKASRSPQPLDATAEELSEAASARFHEKWVIGYGHASVAEHAVLHIAVEGLSRLATEVVESHRLASYTEKSSRYQPFGPEDFVTPPELEARPDLTARYRETVQALFAAYHRCMESARAEIARRDPPAAGEDPTRWDARHRSRYADVCRFLLPAASQVTLGMTINARALAHSLRKMLSHPFAEVRQLGAVLQQVAEAETPTLVRHVAPVRGWQQAREALRARTADFRGGGTYAEDWCHLVSWDRGAEARVLAAALYRHGDRPYVDYLNYARGLSAEARRTLAAELLGALDFRDIPPRALEYAAFTFDLVMDQGAYYEFKRHRMMSQSPQALTARLGYAVPRLVAEIGLEDDYRAAMEAAAETYEVLAAWNPDVAAYVVPNGFNRRVLAAFNLREAFHFLRLRTAPNAHFSIRRVAWRMAEEIGAVAPALAAFLALPESETWQTVEQQYFVGVR, encoded by the coding sequence ATGTTGCCGCGGCGCGCGAGGTGCTGCAGGCCATGCCCTGGCCGCCTCATGAGGCAACGCTTTCTTCTGCCCCGCATGGCGCACCGCCAGATGGCGAAGCCCTCAAGTAACGAGGCTCTCATGCGCGTTTATTTGCTTTCCCCCCGCCGCTATGCCCCTGAAGTGATTGCGGTGGCCTTCGCGAAGGCTTCCCGCTCGCCGCAGCCGCTGGATGCCACCGCGGAGGAACTCAGCGAGGCTGCCAGCGCGCGCTTTCACGAAAAGTGGGTCATCGGCTACGGCCATGCGTCGGTGGCTGAACATGCCGTGCTGCACATTGCCGTAGAGGGGCTTTCTCGCCTGGCGACCGAGGTGGTGGAATCGCACCGCCTGGCATCCTACACCGAAAAATCCAGCCGCTACCAGCCCTTCGGGCCGGAGGATTTCGTCACCCCGCCGGAACTGGAAGCCCGCCCCGACCTGACGGCGCGCTACCGGGAAACCGTGCAGGCGCTCTTCGCGGCGTATCACCGCTGTATGGAAAGCGCGCGTGCCGAAATCGCCCGCCGAGACCCGCCCGCTGCGGGGGAAGACCCCACCCGCTGGGATGCCCGCCACCGTTCCCGCTATGCCGATGTCTGCCGTTTCCTGCTGCCCGCGGCTTCGCAGGTCACGCTGGGCATGACCATCAACGCCCGCGCGCTGGCGCACAGCCTGCGAAAGATGCTTTCCCACCCCTTCGCCGAGGTGCGGCAGCTGGGGGCGGTGCTGCAACAGGTGGCTGAGGCTGAAACGCCCACGCTGGTGCGCCATGTGGCGCCCGTGCGCGGCTGGCAGCAGGCGCGGGAAGCCCTGCGCGCCCGCACGGCCGATTTCCGCGGCGGCGGCACCTATGCTGAAGACTGGTGCCACCTGGTTTCGTGGGACCGCGGGGCGGAAGCCCGCGTGCTGGCGGCGGCGCTTTACCGCCACGGTGACCGCCCTTACGTTGATTACCTCAACTATGCTCGCGGCCTTTCGGCTGAGGCGCGGCGCACCCTGGCGGCGGAATTGCTGGGCGCGCTGGATTTCCGCGACATTCCGCCGCGGGCGCTGGAATACGCGGCGTTTACGTTTGACCTGGTGATGGATCAGGGGGCTTATTACGAATTCAAGCGCCACCGGATGATGAGCCAGTCACCGCAGGCGTTGACGGCGCGGTTGGGCTATGCCGTGCCGCGTCTGGTGGCCGAGATTGGCCTGGAAGACGACTATCGCGCCGCAATGGAAGCCGCGGCGGAGACCTACGAGGTTCTGGCTGCCTGGAATCCCGACGTGGCGGCGTATGTGGTGCCCAACGGGTTCAACCGGCGGGTGCTGGCGGCCTTCAACCTGCGCGAAGCCTTCCACTTCCTGCGGCTGCGCACCGCACCGAATGCCCATTTTTCCATTCGGCGGGTGGCGTGGCGCATGGCTGAGGAAATCGGCGCCGTGGCGCCGGCGCTGGCGGCTTTCCTCGCTTTGCCGGAAAGCGAAACCTGGCAAACGGTTGAGCAGCAGTATTTTGTCGGTGTGCGGTGA
- a CDS encoding bifunctional oligoribonuclease/PAP phosphatase NrnA yields the protein MTFEPEAVTAAGERLRAARTVSIVSHVSPDGDAVGSALGLALALRAAGKTVTVALADGVPSCCRHLPGADTVVSRGDPEADCKVFVDCGDHERGGKAWQADWPVDINIDHHKTNTRFAAVNIVAPQAVATAAMLAELLPRWGLEITPEAASALLTGMLTDTIGFRTSNMTAQALRLAADLVDRGAPLSELYFKALVERSFEALRYWGQGLSRIQREGGLVWTSLTLEDRKISGYGGNDDADLVGYLVTVRGAAIGVIFIEQENNTVKVSWRARPGWDVSGVAVRFGGGGHAPASGATISGTLAEVQAKVLEATRALL from the coding sequence ATGACCTTTGAGCCCGAAGCCGTCACCGCTGCCGGCGAGCGCCTGCGGGCTGCGCGCACGGTGAGCATTGTTTCGCATGTCAGCCCCGATGGCGACGCGGTGGGCTCTGCCCTGGGACTGGCGCTGGCCCTGCGCGCCGCAGGCAAAACCGTCACGGTGGCGCTGGCCGATGGTGTGCCTTCCTGCTGCCGCCATTTGCCTGGCGCCGACACCGTGGTTTCCCGCGGCGACCCTGAAGCCGATTGCAAGGTTTTCGTGGACTGCGGCGACCATGAACGGGGCGGCAAGGCGTGGCAGGCCGATTGGCCGGTGGACATCAACATCGATCATCATAAAACCAACACTCGCTTTGCTGCTGTGAACATTGTAGCGCCGCAGGCTGTGGCCACGGCGGCCATGCTGGCCGAATTGCTGCCCCGCTGGGGGCTGGAAATTACCCCGGAAGCCGCCTCGGCGCTGTTGACCGGCATGTTGACCGATACCATCGGCTTCCGCACGTCGAACATGACCGCCCAGGCCCTGCGCCTTGCTGCCGACCTGGTTGACCGCGGCGCACCCCTCAGCGAACTGTATTTCAAGGCGCTGGTGGAGCGCAGTTTCGAAGCCCTGCGCTATTGGGGGCAGGGGCTGAGCCGCATTCAGCGGGAAGGCGGCCTGGTGTGGACTTCCCTGACGCTGGAAGACCGCAAAATCAGCGGCTACGGCGGCAATGACGACGCCGATTTGGTGGGCTACCTGGTGACCGTGCGGGGGGCAGCCATCGGCGTGATTTTCATCGAGCAGGAAAACAACACCGTCAAGGTCAGTTGGCGGGCCCGCCCGGGTTGGGACGTTTCCGGGGTGGCGGTGCGCTTTGGGGGCGGCGGCCACGCTCCGGCTTCCGGCGCGACGATTTCCGGCACTTTGGCTGAAGTGCAGGCTAAGGTGCTGGAAGCCACACGCGCCTTGTTGTGA